The genomic interval AAATCTATGGAGAGGGAGCGGGACAGGGAAAGAGAACTGGAATTAGATCAGCTGCGTCTGGCTCAGTTACAGGCAAAGTTTGATCAAAGTCTGGAAGCTCTTTGGGATTCAGGTCCTGGAAATGCTCAGGACACAGCCTCAATTTGGGCAGCCCCTTCTCTGTCAATTCCTTCTGGACCTCTCTGGCCTGCCGAGACGAGTGACGCTCCATTTATTCTTCCGTTGAGTAACAGCGGTCGCAATATCATGGATACACCTTATCAAGAATCTATTATCGACGACTCCCCACTCATTCCTTGGGACATTGACTTAATTGACGTTGGAGACTACGTTGACGAAACTggcaataaaaataagacAGGTAGGTTACAAGCTAAACAATACATATTCTCCGCCactaataatttcatttacaGAATATAATGTAAACTGGTCAAACGCTATCGTGCAAGGACCTTGGGCCTGGCGTGAGCTCGGTGGAAGTCTCGCAACTTTGGGGCACAGCTCGCAGGCAGGCAGTTGCTTCCTGCCAGTTGAGCCGTGCAAGACACCGGCAAAATCCGAAGAAGAGGAGGTGCGCCCCAGTCACGAAGTTGCGAATGTTCAAGAACCGGACGAGGACTTGCTTACTTCTGCTCGAACTCATTTTCGGCCCATAAAAGAAGATGGGCATTGGGCTGATGGAACGACTTTTCCTGTTAACAACAGTCTCGAGAGGGTTGCCTATCGGCGATCCGAATCAGGGAATTTGCTCTATCTTCCTGGCGGCGAAAGTCCATACATGGAATATCGCGAGAGCACCTCACCGCTACCAGCTACTATCCCAGCTACACTGACGTTGAAGTTCAGAGTACGACAGTGCGACAAATGCGTCCAAACTGAACCAATACGATCTCCGGCTAAACGAAGGATCCTCTCAGACGCGGACCACTTCTATTTTCCACCAGACAGAGAGGAGGAAGGCGATATCATTAAGATACCGGAAACAACACAACTAGAAGAACATTGTTTTACTTTGGATCAACTTGGATGGATTAAGCAGCGCTTACCGTTGCACAACGATAGAAAAAGGTAAGACCTTCGAAGGAATTGGTCACTAATGGTTGATGTGCGAGtcgcgaaaaattgaaacacattttgtttttatttttctctctttagaAGACACAGCAGCAGTTTGAGATGCCGACCATTGGCCTCGCTGCGTCCGCTCACTCTATAGGAGGCATGAGAGTCATGGGAAAATATCTTGACAGGCAAATGGTGTTTTAGCGAAGTTTTTGAAGTAATCGCAATACGACGAGGGGGTTTCCTTGGCATGTGGAATTTGTTATGCATGAACGCAAGGAGGCAAATCTTACCCCCTCCCTGAATACGCAACAATCGAGAACCGATGACTACAACTATACgagtaagaaaaattattcaaacagtTCGTTATTATTAGCCCTTTGGTGACGAGAAAAACGtgcaagaagagaaaaataaaaggaagaagacAGAAgcaggagaagaagaagaagaagaagaagaagaagaagaagaagtaaatGGATAATACGAATTTCAAGTAGAAAAgaacgaagtaaaaaatttaataaacaaagcgaaaaaaaaatttatatccttTGTTAAGTGAAAGGAAGCGAATGCGCGTACGAGAGCGAGAgacaaagagagaaagagagagcgagagaaggATTGAAAGTAGTAGAGGTAATTTCCGGTTTATTTAACTCGTTGACTTTCGTAGTAATTGCGGAAATGTTCTCCAATATTATTATCCAATATCTTatcgatttttatcattcgttgttaaaaacgaataaagaatattttcgtttGGCGCATAGAGCGCTGAGCATTGAGAAGCGCATAGATTCAATTATTAAAGTGttatagaatgaaaaaaaagtgaaaaaaaaaaaatcaaaaacaaattaaagaTTAAAAGTTGGAACAATTGAATAACGTCGTGCATAACGTTTTCTAACGTCATGTTATCGATTCGCTGTTCTGTTTTCTTGTTGTTTtcccattattattaattattatcttaATCATATTGTCCTAATTTTAATTTAACTCCGTAGAAGATTAACCAATTGTACCCAAACTCCCAATTTCCCTCTTCACATCTTCCAGTTCccgagatgaaaaaacaaaaagaaaaaaaaaacaaaaaaaaaattacgaagaaaaaaaaacaaaaacaaacatgtATGTTTGATAAAaggtacaaaaaaacgaaaaaaaaaaattaattctcacCATACACACATACCCAAATATATTAAAGAAAtactaaaaacaaaattttttttaaatgtataataattgcaaATCGTAGTTGTTAACAGACAAGAAATGCGTATGCAATTTGATAATTATACCTACctaataaatgataatttataATGTGCTACCGGAGacgtatatacgtgaaaaAGAGGTCTATCAGATTATGGGAACAGACAATATATTATCACATTGACGTGCTCtgggaaaaaagtaacgagTTTCAACAATTATCGTGAGAGATtaagaggaaaacaaaaacacaaaaaaaaataaaaataaaaaaatgaaacataaaaatcaaataaaacaaatatattgAACGAGGATCGATGTAACTAGCTGGGAGTAACCAATTAAAAGCATTGCAGACATATTATGccatattttttctactcgaACATACCCTCCTCTACTCCTATTAATGATTTCTATCACCTCGACGATCAAGGGGATTAAGCGGTGTCCAAGCGTTCTATTTTATAATCAAGCGAATAGCCAGCCCGctgaattttatattgataATGAGTGTATCTAAAAATCGTATTGCATCTCGTCACATTGCGATCAGAATCCTGGAATCTGGGTGACaattgatatacatatgtttttatagtttatttgtaaaatcaatgatatacatattaagTATTCGATGTGAACGCGCATCCCGTAAAGGTGAATTACAATAGCGGTGAAAAGAAGACATATCTAGCTGTGAATGACACATATCTGTGTTTTAGAAGCTATAAGTATAACGGTGCGTGGCGAACCAGCTATtagtgtgaaataaaaaaaaaaaataaaaaatggggaaTTTCACTCGAGGAAACACCGTTGGCGTTATTAAGCAGGGTATTTGTACAggtacattgaaaaattcacaatgCGAACGAATATAATCTGAACGGCGCGACGCACAATTCATGTACTTGAGGGGATTTAAACTTGTCATCTTTGGGATATTGATCTTGAATAGTTATCAGAAATACCTAAAATATTCGACCTTGGAACGTGAAAATGTCGAAATCGTTACGCTTCCCTTTTATGTAAGTACCTGGGATTTCATGAATCTGACTAGTTTGAAGCCGTGCAGCTTCTCCTTGACACATAAATCAGATATTCAGCCGCTACCAGCTTAATATGGATCTCAATTCACCATTGGCTGCAAACTTTGTGAAAATTCTTAGAAAAGTAAAGCCGATCAATGGATATTGGAGaaccgaaagagaaaaaatagtattttataagtcgttgaaaaaaaccgCGGAAGAAACTCACATCTTACCACGGTGTTCCCGCGGAGCGAACACGTCTTCTGGTGGTACTGCTGCGGGTTGAAAATGAAGTTTCGCAGGTCTGAGGCTTATTGTTAGTGTGGTTCCTGGATTTCGAGAGTTTTTCACTTTGCTGATATTCCTTGGCCTGTATCTATGCCACAAGTATTCGAAGGCGACTACCAAAAACGCTATACATGTCCCAAGAAATATTATCATGAAAACGCCGCCGACGTCATCAATGCCGATACCTGCATTCTGGTCAGGCTGTTttggacaaatttttctcGCTGGATTTTCTTGCCACCATTTGGCACTCAATTTTGTCATTGTTAGTTTGGTGTACAACACTGTGAGCCTTtgcgaaacaaaaagaacgaagGTTTCAGTTAGTTCCAATCAATATTCGTAATTCATTGTAGTCCTGATTTACAACTCACGCTTTGTCGAACTTGGTTTTGAGCGGGGATCCCTTCTGTAAGGCGATCCCGTATGATttccttgaaaattcttttccaacGGATATCAGATCGCAGTTCGTCATTACTAAATATCTTACTGAGGTTGCTTCACCGATGTAAGCGAAACCTTCACCGAAACTCTCAGAAGCGCGTACTCTTGCTACAGCTTCGTCCATAGTCTCAGGCATACCCGCCTCTATCATAGTCTGATACAGTTTTATGTATTTATCACTTATCGGGTGATCCCACACGAccaatttcgatttttctactTCGGAGAAATTGTTGTTGAGACTCATGTCCTTCCAGATCCTGTTGGTCATTGTcaacaaatgaataatcaaCTTGGCATCACAGAGGAATGTGAATGAATTTACTCACTCGTAGAAACGTCTTTCGATCCCGGCCATCCTGGCAAAATAACGATGAGCATAAGAGTTGTTGAGTGGCGCAAATTGTATTTTGTATTGGTTGCTGAGGTCATCCAACGACTCTATAGAGGTTTCGAGTCTGGAAACTGTGAGGAAAGCAGCGAGATTAGCCGTGTAAGATGCGATTATAATGAAGCCAAAGAGCCACCATGCAACGGCTACCAGACGtccggataaattttttggcgcTTCTCCGCCGCCTTGAGGAGTAAGAGAAGTCATGCAGAACCATAAGCACTCTTTGAGATTgaattctctcttttcttcgtcgtctttgtatttttcacgATTATTCTGATAGCTGTAGGGTGACCATCGATCGAATACCCACATGAGAAAactggtgaaaaaatatgcCGCGAGGATACAAAACCAAACGTTATATTCCAGGACGGTAAGAAACTTGAGAGAAGAGGTTTGAGAGTCCGGTTTCTTCATGAGTATTGAATGTCCCACTAATTCGTGATATGGGATAGTGAAATCTACGGCGGTCTCTCGTTCAGCCGTAATGAAAATACTACCCAACCCTATGTCGGCACgcttttctttcaactctttGATCATACCACTCCAATTTCCATCATCATCCATGAACCCATATCGtccatttttcatctcacgAATCTCGTATTCAAATTTGACTATGCTACGTATTTCTTCTAAAAGGTCGATGCAGTAACCAGACCACGTGTTTGTCTCTGCATCGTACATGACGAAAGGTGCCTGGACAACCGTTACGACTTTGTAGATAGTTTGCGCCGTGTGATTGGCGATTAAATCTTCGGAGATTACcttattcgaaaaagaaatcaaatgaaaatactCGCTAGTCACACAAAGCAGTAtccaaaaaatgaacaagGACCGACCTCCAGCTGCCTGTCGATCCCAGCGTCCCATAATCCGACTTTTTCCGTAGAAACGGGATTGCTATTAGCGATGATCACCATGGACATCGTCATTTGGAAGCTGGCGTGATGCTGCCCATTTCTCTCGCCCCATGTGAAATTCGCGTAAATCGGTTGAAATTCGCTACTCGATGTGACGTTTTTCAGGTGGCTGAGAAACGGGATGGACCTGACCGGGGTATTGTTACCGTCGTAGGCGTCGCAGGTCAAGTGATTCGAATCCGCTGGCCAGTGACCAGAGTCGATGGCAGCCCTCATTGCGGTGACGCCGATTCTGGTGAGATCGTAGTAAAACGCGGAAGTGAGAACGGGTTTCATGAGCAGCcccttatttttcaattctccgaGTGCCTGCTGGTTCGCAGATGGCGAGGGTTTGAGGAAGAGCACCGTGATGTTCATGCAATCGCAATCAGGACTGAAATCTCCGAGAGTCAAACCGTGCCAGGCGAACTTCCGCCCGGTAAAATTGAGTGCTTGCGCTGCATCGAGAGCAGCCCGAAGCGTCTCTGGTCCTCCGAGGACGAAGAAATTTACGATATCCAAATTTCGGAGCTTAGAGAGTTGCTTCGTCATCTGTGAACCCGCTTCTTTTGCTTTTACGATCACGTGCCGAACCGGAACTTTTTGTAGAAGGCTCTTGTATTTGTGATCCATGACGAAGTTGTCGTCGAACAGGATGGCCGCGTTACTCACGTTCATAGTTATCACGAGTTGTCTAATCGCTTCGGGGACCAAATCAGCCGGCGGCATTACTTGAATTAAATAGTTAGCCTGGTTTGCTTTgaagtttttccattttccaagGCCGTTCCCGTGACCAAACTGTGCCGAGAGGGTGGGAAGTCCCATAGCTGCGGCGAAAGAATTTACCGTTCGAGAACCCGGTCCAATCATCGTTGTGTCCAGGATTAGATCCGGGATTTTGTTGCTATTTTGACGAACCGCCGTATCCCAGACTCCGcaaattgaaatcaaagtaCCCTGTGGATCTGATCCATTAATCTGGACTACCGATATATCTCCAATGAAAAGATCCCGCCGTTGTTCCTTGAGTTCCTCTAAAGCGTTCGCCACCGATTTGTTTGCCGAGTCATTCTTCTCGTCGTTTATCACAACTGTACATTCAATAATGtagaaaaagcaaaacgaTGACGAgtcatataattttcatttttgcgaGAAATAATACAGAAAACCTACGTAAATTGAGAGGTCTGGAGGATTTCGAATTTGGCCCCATATCAAATCGTGAATCGTTCGCCTCATTAGCGTGAACAGACCGGAAATGGTAAGCGATGAACGTCAGGTATAATAAGAGTGCCATCGAGAGTCGCCGCATCATTTCGACGCCCGCATAAAGGCCAAAAGAGGCCGTGTTCGGGCAAACAAGAAATGGATATCGTTAACACTTTCGATGAGTATCGAAGATGGACTGTTCATCCCTTGGGTCAGTTCAGGCGTTAACGTTCTGTTTATTCAAATGTTGCCTAGGGGATGACCGAGTGTTTACGACTTTCGCACCCTGTCTATTTACGAAATAATGATTGACACTAGTTATCCATGCTGGAGAGATTCTGACGCGATTCCACGACTTGTTAGTAAACGATTACTATCGGGTTTCCTTCTTCGGAAGCAAACATTTAGTGGTCATTTAGTGGTGTCAAGTGTTTACTTTCCTCAATGCggtaaaatttattgaattcaGGTCAACATATTCGGAGGAAAATTGTTTAATATAGTCTAATATATAGTTTTGAGTCTACTTGACCTATgtgacgaagaaaattacaaataaaatacacatCGCACAGTTCATGTACTTTGCTTATTACTCGCCCGTTGTACAAGGgtagttttttcttccaataatCGACCACTCGAATtcaagaaaaatgataaggTAGCGGGTCGTTTCAATTGGGTTGCGACGCTTTGGTACAAGTTTTTCATGCTTTTTgtgttaatttaaaaaaatcggcgCCGACCGAACATTTTGGTAGCAACAAAGTGGTTCGTAAGGACGTCTACGGTCATTTGGCAAACGAGCTTTGATCCcggaaattattaaaaattcaaatctcgtTGTATATATAGTTTATTCAAAGACTCAATAATGTACAAGAAACACGCGTAACCCTTACAATAAAATCACGTAATGTaaagtagaaaatatttgTGCATATAGAACACGCGCATCCGTCTATAATTTTCAagttggaaattattttatggCAGGTGAATTGATGTCGACATTCATACTAACGTAGAAATCGTATGTTGTTAGACTCTACCTTTATCGCGTTTTccatgaatttaaaaattttccaaatctgGGGAAGAGTTCTCAAGTTCTGCAGCTTCTCCTTGACACATAAAACCAAGAACTCATGTGCTGCCAGCTGCTTAGCATGGGTCTCGTGAATTCATTATCGGCTGTAAACTTCGTGGAAATTCATTGAGAAACTAGACCGATCAatgattgcaaaaaaaatgaataaaaatcacgcATTGATCGAAACTGCTGGATAAACTTCATTTTAAAACCGTCCGCGAAATTGTGGCGCGGGAAAGGCGTTTCTTGGTGGTGCAACGGCGGGCTGGAGATGAAATCTCACAGGTTTTGTGCTGTGGACAGTTTTTGAATTTGGAACGTTGTTCACGTTGTTCGCTTTCGGTCTGTACCTGTACCACCAGTATTCGAAGGCAAGGGTCATACACGCCAGGCCTATGCCGACAAATATTACTATGAAAACACCGCCGATATTTTGTATGCTGATCCCATCGCTCTGATCGTCCTCCTTGGCGCACGTTTTCTTCAAAGGATTCCTGTTCCACCATTTCTCCTTCAACTTTTCCAATCTTCGTTTGTTAAGTAACGATAGAagcctttgaaaaaaaaaaaagaaaaaaaattatagatttCAAAATCGATATATTTT from Athalia rosae chromosome 1, iyAthRosa1.1, whole genome shotgun sequence carries:
- the LOC105688889 gene encoding uncharacterized protein LOC105688889 isoform X2, with amino-acid sequence MRHPALRLAGIVASPSGGEGGIFGTGTEEELRKWLEVRLDALGIDPVAYSRFVLSLLRRPDSVFSPCGKAGAFARSSCRQSRAPTRPPPATDREQKRAVIQCLASAADQKCGVESLVDELCSRLRELEGGSSDDEKDNVETLNGEPKMALELLAPRDRALRYYAAFPALQPATPKKFSHKKDRASGQNNVNNSNNNISNKARNNKKTKMSITIAGRPEEKDMSYGFAKSMERERDRERELELDQLRLAQLQAKFDQSLEALWDSGPGNAQDTASIWAAPSLSIPSGPLWPAETSDAPFILPLSNSGRNIMDTPYQESIIDDSPLIPWDIDLIDVGDYVDETGNKNKTEYNVNWSNAIVQGPWAWRELGGSLATLGHSSQAGSCFLPVEPCKTPAKSEEEEVRPSHEVANVQEPDEDLLTSARTHFRPIKEDGHWADGTTFPVNNSLERVAYRRSESGNLLYLPGGESPYMEYRESTSPLPATIPATLTLKFRVRQCDKCVQTEPIRSPAKRRILSDADHFYFPPDREEEGDIIKIPETTQLEEHCFTLDQLGWIKQRLPLHNDRKRRHSSSLRCRPLASLRPLTL
- the LOC105688889 gene encoding uncharacterized protein LOC105688889 isoform X3 — encoded protein: MRHPALRLAGIVASPSGGEGGIFGTGTEEELRKWLEVRLDALGIDPVAYSRFVLSLLRRPDSVFSPCGKAGAFARSSCRQSRAPTRPPPATDREQKRAVIQCLASAADQKCGVESLVDELCSRLRELEGGSSDDEKDNVETLNGEPKMALELLAPRDRALRYYAAFPALQPATPKKFSHKKDRASGQNNVNNRSPSEIPMNDDGLFFKTIAGRPEEKDMSYGFAKSMERERDRERELELDQLRLAQLQAKFDQSLEALWDSGPGNAQDTASIWAAPSLSIPSGPLWPAETSDAPFILPLSNSGRNIMDTPYQESIIDDSPLIPWDIDLIDVGDYVDETGNKNKTEYNVNWSNAIVQGPWAWRELGGSLATLGHSSQAGSCFLPVEPCKTPAKSEEEEVRPSHEVANVQEPDEDLLTSARTHFRPIKEDGHWADGTTFPVNNSLERVAYRRSESGNLLYLPGGESPYMEYRESTSPLPATIPATLTLKFRVRQCDKCVQTEPIRSPAKRRILSDADHFYFPPDREEEGDIIKIPETTQLEEHCFTLDQLGWIKQRLPLHNDRKRRHSSSLRCRPLASLRPLTL
- the LOC105688889 gene encoding uncharacterized protein LOC105688889 isoform X1 gives rise to the protein MRHPALRLAGIVASPSGGEGGIFGTGTEEELRKWLEVRLDALGIDPVAYSRFVLSLLRRPDSVFSPCGKAGAFARSSCRQSRAPTRPPPATDREQKRAVIQCLASAADQKCGVESLVDELCSRLRELEGGSSDDEKDNVETLNGEPKMALELLAPRDRALRYYAAFPALQPATPKKFSHKKDRASGQNNVNNSNNNIRSPSEIPMNDDGLFFKTIAGRPEEKDMSYGFAKSMERERDRERELELDQLRLAQLQAKFDQSLEALWDSGPGNAQDTASIWAAPSLSIPSGPLWPAETSDAPFILPLSNSGRNIMDTPYQESIIDDSPLIPWDIDLIDVGDYVDETGNKNKTEYNVNWSNAIVQGPWAWRELGGSLATLGHSSQAGSCFLPVEPCKTPAKSEEEEVRPSHEVANVQEPDEDLLTSARTHFRPIKEDGHWADGTTFPVNNSLERVAYRRSESGNLLYLPGGESPYMEYRESTSPLPATIPATLTLKFRVRQCDKCVQTEPIRSPAKRRILSDADHFYFPPDREEEGDIIKIPETTQLEEHCFTLDQLGWIKQRLPLHNDRKRRHSSSLRCRPLASLRPLTL
- the LOC105687946 gene encoding ionotropic receptor 25a-like is translated as MMRRLSMALLLYLTFIAYHFRSVHANEANDSRFDMGPNSKSSRPLNLLVINDEKNDSANKSVANALEELKEQRRDLFIGDISVVQINGSDPQGTLISICGVWDTAVRQNSNKIPDLILDTTMIGPGSRTVNSFAAAMGLPTLSAQFGHGNGLGKWKNFKANQANYLIQVMPPADLVPEAIRQLVITMNVSNAAILFDDNFVMDHKYKSLLQKVPVRHVIVKAKEAGSQMTKQLSKLRNLDIVNFFVLGGPETLRAALDAAQALNFTGRKFAWHGLTLGDFSPDCDCMNITVLFLKPSPSANQQALGELKNKGLLMKPVLTSAFYYDLTRIGVTAMRAAIDSGHWPADSNHLTCDAYDGNNTPVRSIPFLSHLKNVTSSSEFQPIYANFTWGERNGQHHASFQMTMSMVIIANSNPVSTEKVGLWDAGIDRQLEVISEDLIANHTAQTIYKVVTVVQAPFVMYDAETNTWSGYCIDLLEEIRSIVKFEYEIREMKNGRYGFMDDDGNWSGMIKELKEKRADIGLGSIFITAERETAVDFTIPYHELVGHSILMKKPDSQTSSLKFLTVLEYNVWFCILAAYFFTSFLMWVFDRWSPYSYQNNREKYKDDEEKREFNLKECLWFCMTSLTPQGGGEAPKNLSGRLVAVAWWLFGFIIIASYTANLAAFLTVSRLETSIESLDDLSNQYKIQFAPLNNSYAHRYFARMAGIERRFYEIWKDMSLNNNFSEVEKSKLVVWDHPISDKYIKLYQTMIEAGMPETMDEAVARVRASESFGEGFAYIGEATSVRYLVMTNCDLISVGKEFSRKSYGIALQKGSPLKTKFDKALTVLYTKLTMTKLSAKWWQENPARKICPKQPDQNAGIGIDDVGGVFMIIFLGTCIAFLVVAFEYLWHRYRPRNISKVKNSRNPGTTLTISLRPAKLHFQPAAVPPEDVFAPREHRGKM